From a region of the Lactuca sativa cultivar Salinas chromosome 4, Lsat_Salinas_v11, whole genome shotgun sequence genome:
- the LOC111898730 gene encoding cytosolic sulfotransferase 5 — protein MSTDLNIPNQNTCSHPTAINGENPISNEQEHVHNKLNGKVNDIVATLQKGKGWRGPEIFLHKGFWLPQMLIKSLLTIHEYFHPKPNDIFLAAFMKCGTTWLRTLMFATANRHLYKISDHPLHHTGPHSVFPSLDVQIFLDQYSVSKFDNLPSPRLFATHFAHDLLPTSMTSSSSTCKFVYVCRDPKDALISKWHFMSKIRSKELTPISFNEAYELFCNGVSEYGPFWEHVLGYWKASQESPEKILFLKYEDMKKEPSVELKKLAEFMGVPFTTEEEEGGVVEEIVKLCSFENLSNFEVNKDGVQMFGEHVAVENRNFFRKGKVGDWENYLTEEMRDRIDSITETRLKDSGLALGLTQRA, from the coding sequence ATGTCGACGGACCTCAATATTCCTAACCAAAATACATGCTCCCACCCCACAGCCATTAATGGCGAAAACCCAATCTCAAACGAACAAGAACACGTCCACAACAAGCTCAATGGAAAGGTAAACGACATTGTTGCAACTCTACAGAAAGGCAAAGGTTGGAGGGGTCCTGAAATCTTTCTACACAAAGGTTTCTGGTTGCCCCAAATGCTTATCAAGAGCTTATTAACGATCCACGAATACTTCCATCCAAAGCCAAACGACATATTCCTCGCAGCTTTCATGAAGTGTGGAACCACCTGGCTTAGAACTCTCATGTTCGCCACCGCCAACCGCCACCTTTACAAAATCTCcgatcatcctcttcatcacacCGGACCCCACAGTGTCTTCCCTTCCCTCGACGTTCAAATCTTTCTTGATCAGTATTCTGTAAGTAAGTTCGACAATCTCCCTTCCCCTCGACTGTTTGCCACACACTTTGCTCATGATTTGTTACCGACCTCGATGACATCATCATCCTCGACATGCAAGTTTGTGTACGTGTGTAGGGATCCAAAAGACGCACTCATTTCCAAGTGGCATTTCATGAGCAAAATCAGGTCGAAGGAACTCACACCCATTTCGTTTAATGAAGCTTACGAACTTTTCTGCAACGGGGTCTCCGAATACGGACCATTTTGGGAGCATGTGTTGGGGTACTGGAAAGCAAGCCAGGAATCACCTGAAAAGATCTTGTTCTTGAAGTATGAGGATATGAAGAAGGAACCATCTGTGGAGCTGAAGAAGTTGGCGGAGTTCATGGGAGTGCCTTTTACAACGGAGGAAGAGGAGGGAGGGGTGGTGGAAGAGATTGTGAAGCTGTGTAGTTTTGAGAATTTGAGTAACTTTGAGGTGAATAAGGATGGTGTTCAGATGTTTGGGGAGCATGTGGCCGTGGAGAATCGGAATTTTTTCAGGAAAGGAAAGGTGGGAGATTGGGAAAATTACTTGACAGAGGAGATGAGAGACCGGATTGATTCGATCACTGAAACCAGATTGAAAGATTCAGGTTTGGCACTAGGGCTCACCCAAAGAGCTTAA